In Archangium violaceum, the following are encoded in one genomic region:
- a CDS encoding FadR/GntR family transcriptional regulator: MERWERTKLVEHIEEELEVMVARGAHPKTGTLPSERLLARQFGVARGTIREALLRLAARGLVVRRQGRQARAVALERAVTLESLSVALHTEALARPGRQRLLAGYFELKRQTTVELLVRCCEHVSEEHREPLDETCFWLEDGARRDEGDRRWVALEFELLRRAARAADLPGHFLLVQSLERAFWGMAELVWPHLAPKAVSHWVNQMSRWLDERDGTAMRTGLPPLLLSCDEHVLGRLWRERDSG; this comes from the coding sequence ATGGAGCGGTGGGAGCGGACGAAGCTCGTCGAGCACATCGAGGAAGAGCTCGAGGTCATGGTTGCGAGAGGCGCACACCCCAAGACCGGGACTCTTCCTTCGGAGCGACTGCTCGCGCGGCAATTCGGCGTGGCGCGGGGGACGATCCGGGAGGCGCTGCTGCGGCTGGCCGCGCGCGGCCTGGTCGTGCGGAGACAGGGACGACAAGCACGTGCGGTGGCACTGGAGCGCGCCGTGACGCTCGAGAGCCTGAGCGTGGCGCTTCATACCGAGGCACTCGCGCGACCCGGAAGGCAGCGCCTGCTAGCGGGGTACTTCGAGCTCAAGCGGCAGACGACGGTCGAGCTGCTGGTGCGCTGCTGCGAGCACGTGTCCGAGGAGCACCGTGAGCCGCTCGATGAGACCTGTTTCTGGCTGGAGGATGGCGCTCGACGGGACGAGGGCGACAGGCGTTGGGTCGCGCTGGAATTCGAGCTGCTCCGGCGGGCGGCCCGTGCGGCGGACCTCCCCGGACACTTCCTGCTCGTCCAGTCCCTGGAGCGGGCCTTCTGGGGAATGGCCGAGCTCGTGTGGCCCCACCTCGCTCCCAAGGCGGTCAGCCACTGGGTGAATCAGATGAGTCGCTGGTTGGACGAGCGAGACGGGACGGCGATGAGGACGGGACTGCCGCCCCTGCTCCTCTCCTGCGATGAGCACGTCCTCGGACGCCTCTGGCGCGAGCGGGACTCGGGGTAG
- the egtD gene encoding L-histidine N(alpha)-methyltransferase, translating into MEMAWTGWGLERSPVRVEVHVRPGDARRALHLEVLAGLCEEGRPKELSPKWLYDERGSQLFDEITRLPEYYPTRREREILLAHAGDIARASGADTLMELGSGSSEKTRLLLNAMRRAGTLRRFVPFDVSETFLRQAAQTVAGEYPGLYVHAVVGDFERHLGRLPTGGRRLVAFLGGTIGNLKPAERARFYAELAEGLEPGEGLLLGTDLLKDRERLFAAYNDSAGVTAEFNRNVLKVLNRELGADFEPETFEHLAPFDEENGWVEMRLISTRAQTVRLPVLERYVNFAEGEVLRTEVSCKFRLEQVEEELARAGLRLVERWTDAAGDFALSLALKR; encoded by the coding sequence ATGGAGATGGCGTGGACGGGGTGGGGGCTGGAGCGCTCACCGGTACGGGTGGAGGTACACGTGCGGCCGGGGGACGCGCGGCGGGCGCTGCACCTGGAGGTGCTGGCGGGGCTGTGCGAGGAGGGCCGGCCCAAGGAGCTGTCACCCAAGTGGCTCTATGACGAGCGCGGCAGCCAGCTCTTCGACGAGATTACGCGGCTGCCGGAGTACTACCCCACGCGGCGCGAGCGGGAGATCCTGCTGGCGCACGCCGGAGACATCGCCCGGGCGAGCGGGGCGGACACGCTGATGGAGCTGGGCAGCGGGAGCAGCGAGAAGACGCGGCTGCTGCTCAACGCGATGAGGAGGGCGGGGACGCTCCGGCGCTTCGTGCCCTTCGACGTGAGCGAGACCTTCCTGAGACAGGCGGCGCAAACGGTGGCGGGCGAGTACCCGGGGCTGTACGTGCACGCGGTGGTGGGGGACTTCGAGCGGCACCTGGGGCGGCTGCCGACGGGAGGCCGGAGGCTGGTGGCCTTCCTCGGGGGAACCATCGGCAACCTGAAGCCGGCGGAGCGCGCGCGCTTCTACGCGGAGCTGGCCGAGGGACTGGAGCCGGGTGAGGGGCTGCTGTTGGGGACGGATCTGCTCAAGGACCGCGAGCGGCTGTTCGCGGCGTACAACGACAGCGCGGGGGTGACGGCGGAGTTCAACCGCAACGTGCTGAAGGTGCTCAACCGCGAGCTGGGGGCGGACTTCGAGCCAGAGACCTTCGAGCACCTGGCGCCCTTCGACGAGGAGAATGGCTGGGTGGAGATGCGGCTCATCTCCACGAGGGCGCAGACGGTGCGGCTCCCGGTGCTGGAGAGGTACGTGAACTTCGCCGAGGGCGAGGTGCTGCGCACGGAGGTGAGCTGCAAGTTCCGTCTGGAGCAGGTGGAGGAGGAGCTGGCTCGAGCGGGGCTGCGGCTGGTGGAGCGCTGGACGGACGCGGCGGGGGACTTCGCGCTCTCGCTGGCCCTCAAGCGCTGA
- the egtB gene encoding ergothioneine biosynthesis protein EgtB, translating into MRRTLEARRDAGQQEPRPWKSLALAELSAARARMLRMLEGLPEDALTRQHSPLMSPIVWDVAHVANQEEQWLLRALGAPALTDAAFDALYDAFRNPRATRAQLPLLTPERAFAYAARVREASLDWLQRLPEDSELPLLRGGFVFGMVAQHEQQHLETLAATLQLMTSHEYRPAARPRPSPGRAAQYEVFIPGGPVRLGSDGPWAYDNERPAHVVDVADFLMDSHPVTNGDYLVFVESGGYEDARWWEPKGFEWIAAEGIRHPLFWLPQEDGTWLRRRFGHVEPLPRDEPVQHVSWYEADAYARWAGKRLPTEAEWEKAAVGSDGRPRTYPWGETPPTEGHANLGGDTWGPSPVGSYPAGQSADGVWGLLGDVWEWTSSTFDGYAGFRAFPYREYSEVFFGTDYRVLRGGAWASAPVAVRNSFRNWDYPIRRQIFAGFRCARSAR; encoded by the coding sequence ATGCGGAGAACCCTCGAGGCCCGTCGGGACGCGGGCCAGCAGGAGCCTCGTCCCTGGAAGAGCCTGGCACTCGCGGAGCTCTCCGCGGCACGCGCGCGCATGCTGCGGATGCTCGAGGGCCTGCCCGAGGACGCCCTCACCCGCCAGCACTCGCCCCTCATGTCCCCCATCGTCTGGGACGTGGCGCACGTGGCCAACCAGGAGGAGCAGTGGCTGTTGCGCGCGCTCGGCGCCCCGGCCCTCACCGACGCGGCCTTCGATGCCCTCTACGACGCCTTCCGCAACCCGCGCGCCACGCGCGCCCAGCTGCCGCTGCTCACGCCCGAGCGGGCCTTCGCCTACGCCGCGCGCGTGCGCGAGGCCTCGCTCGACTGGCTCCAGCGGCTGCCCGAGGACTCGGAGCTGCCGCTGCTGCGCGGGGGCTTCGTCTTCGGCATGGTGGCCCAGCACGAGCAACAGCACCTGGAGACGCTCGCGGCCACGCTGCAGCTCATGACGAGCCACGAGTACCGGCCCGCCGCGCGGCCCCGCCCGAGCCCCGGCCGCGCCGCGCAGTACGAGGTCTTCATCCCCGGAGGCCCGGTGCGCCTGGGCAGCGACGGGCCGTGGGCCTACGACAACGAGCGCCCCGCGCACGTGGTGGACGTGGCGGACTTCCTCATGGACTCGCACCCCGTCACCAACGGGGACTACCTCGTCTTCGTCGAGTCCGGGGGCTACGAGGACGCGCGTTGGTGGGAGCCGAAGGGCTTCGAGTGGATTGCCGCCGAGGGCATCCGCCACCCGCTCTTCTGGCTGCCGCAGGAGGACGGCACGTGGCTGCGGCGGCGCTTCGGCCACGTGGAGCCGCTGCCCCGGGACGAGCCCGTGCAGCACGTGTCCTGGTACGAGGCGGACGCCTACGCGCGCTGGGCCGGCAAGCGGCTGCCGACGGAGGCCGAGTGGGAGAAGGCCGCGGTGGGCTCGGACGGGCGGCCGCGCACCTACCCCTGGGGCGAGACACCGCCCACGGAGGGGCACGCCAACCTCGGGGGAGACACCTGGGGCCCCTCGCCGGTGGGCAGCTACCCGGCGGGACAGAGCGCGGACGGTGTCTGGGGATTGCTGGGCGATGTCTGGGAATGGACCTCGAGCACGTTCGACGGCTACGCGGGGTTCCGCGCCTTTCCCTACCGTGAATATTCAGAGGTGTTCTTCGGGACGGACTACCGGGTCCTGAGAGGCGGAGCCTGGGCGAGTGCCCCCGTGGCCGTGCGCAACAGCTTCCGCAATTGGGACTACCCCATCCGGCGACAGATATTCGCCGGCTTCCGGTGCGCGCGAAGCGCGAGGTGA
- the ggt gene encoding gamma-glutamyltransferase: MRSRLFSASAALCLGLGCATAPALKPTPAPAPSPTATGRGGAAATVDERATSAAIEVLASGGNAVDAAVAAASVLGVTDPYSCGIGGGGFMVIYLARDRRVLTVDHRETAPQALERSRLYENGAPIPFDELVTSGLSVGVPGTLRGWDEALRRFGTRSLADVLQPAIRVAEHGFDVDPTFFEQTRHNVPRFRDFTSTAALFLGPDGEPWPVGSTFKNPGLAKTYRLVARDGVPVFYRGEIARAIVATVTAPPVTPGASRPVRPGVMRLEDLASYEALVRPPVTSTYRGYTFQGMGAPSSGSLTLALTFNLLEAYSPASMSRADFLHRYLEASRLAFADRNAFLGDPTFTRVPAAGLVSPDYATRRRPALNVSRASTSAAAPGDPLPFDTEHKETTHLTTSDAAGNVVAYTCTIESEGGNGMVVPGYGFLLNNEVTDFDLPPTVDAPHPNAPAPGKRPRSSMSPLIVLKDGAPVLALGSPGGATIITTVGQTLLNHLDFGMPIAEALAAPRVSQRNSPDHKSQAEPEFIASPEAAALGALGHGFTDVGPIGALTAIRFNADGTVTAAAEPRRRGGGSARVVEPTP, translated from the coding sequence ATGCGAAGCCGCCTCTTCTCCGCCAGTGCCGCGCTGTGTCTGGGTCTCGGTTGCGCCACCGCTCCGGCGCTCAAACCGACGCCCGCCCCCGCCCCCTCCCCCACCGCCACCGGCCGCGGTGGCGCCGCCGCCACCGTCGACGAGCGCGCCACCTCCGCCGCCATCGAGGTGCTCGCCTCCGGAGGCAATGCCGTCGACGCCGCCGTGGCCGCCGCCAGCGTGCTCGGCGTCACCGACCCCTACTCCTGTGGCATCGGCGGCGGCGGCTTCATGGTCATCTACCTCGCCCGGGACCGGCGCGTCCTCACCGTGGACCACCGCGAGACGGCACCCCAGGCCCTCGAGCGCTCGCGCCTCTACGAGAACGGCGCCCCCATCCCCTTCGACGAGCTCGTCACCAGCGGCCTGTCCGTCGGCGTCCCCGGCACGCTGCGGGGCTGGGACGAGGCCCTGCGCCGCTTCGGCACCCGCTCGCTCGCCGACGTCCTCCAGCCCGCCATCCGCGTCGCCGAGCACGGCTTCGACGTCGACCCCACCTTCTTCGAGCAGACGCGCCACAACGTCCCGCGCTTCCGCGACTTCACCAGCACCGCCGCCCTCTTCCTCGGCCCCGATGGCGAGCCCTGGCCCGTCGGCTCCACCTTCAAGAACCCGGGCCTGGCGAAGACGTACAGGCTCGTCGCCCGGGACGGTGTCCCCGTCTTCTACCGGGGGGAGATCGCCCGGGCCATCGTCGCCACCGTCACCGCGCCGCCCGTCACCCCGGGGGCCTCGCGCCCCGTGCGCCCCGGCGTGATGCGGCTGGAGGACCTCGCGAGCTACGAGGCCCTCGTCCGCCCTCCGGTGACGAGCACCTACCGCGGCTACACCTTCCAGGGCATGGGCGCCCCCAGCAGCGGCAGCCTCACGCTCGCCCTCACCTTCAACCTGCTCGAGGCCTACTCACCGGCCTCCATGTCCCGCGCCGACTTCCTCCACCGCTACCTGGAGGCCTCGCGCCTGGCCTTCGCCGACCGCAATGCCTTCCTCGGAGACCCCACCTTCACCCGCGTGCCCGCGGCCGGCCTCGTGTCGCCCGACTACGCCACCCGGCGGCGCCCGGCGCTGAACGTGTCCCGGGCCTCCACCTCCGCCGCCGCTCCCGGCGACCCCCTCCCCTTCGACACCGAGCACAAGGAGACCACGCACCTGACCACCTCGGACGCCGCGGGCAACGTCGTCGCGTACACCTGCACCATCGAGAGCGAGGGCGGCAACGGCATGGTCGTCCCCGGCTACGGCTTCCTCCTCAACAACGAGGTGACGGACTTCGACCTTCCGCCCACCGTGGACGCGCCCCACCCCAACGCGCCCGCGCCCGGCAAGCGGCCCCGCAGCAGCATGAGCCCGCTCATCGTCCTCAAGGACGGCGCGCCCGTGCTCGCGCTCGGCAGCCCCGGCGGCGCCACCATCATCACCACCGTGGGCCAGACGCTCCTCAACCACCTGGACTTCGGCATGCCCATCGCCGAGGCGCTCGCGGCGCCGCGCGTGTCCCAGCGCAACTCGCCCGACCACAAGAGCCAGGCCGAGCCCGAGTTCATCGCCTCGCCCGAGGCCGCCGCGCTCGGCGCGCTCGGCCATGGGTTCACCGACGTGGGCCCCATTGGCGCGCTCACCGCCATCCGCTTCAACGCCGATGGCACCGTCACCGCCGCCGCCGAGCCCCGGCGCCGCGGTGGGGGCAGTGCGAGGGTCGTCGAGCCAACGCCCTGA
- a CDS encoding site-2 protease family protein, translating into MKIATLRGIPIRVHFTFLLVLPFLAWLFGQAFRNAADAADVPPERLMGSPLLWGLGLAVALFLSVLVHELAHSLYALRKGGQVSDITLMMIGGVSRITRMPDGPRQEALMAFAGPATSLGLGFLFLAVYALLAGAHSFNLRFAFFYLGYLNVFLGLFNLLPAFPMDGGRMLRALLSNRLGRVRATRLAGFVGKAFALLFGLLGLLSGNFLLLFIAFFVFMGAEGESREVLMQSLLNRVRVGELMTPRTASVEADTTLEEVATRMQTERRRALPVVELGAVVGLVTLAVVRQVPPQRRAQVRVREVALPVPALTPESTAWEALREMGQRRLPQLPVVRDGTLVGTLTQDDVMRGLELRELEDSQPRGPWDVGPRESPT; encoded by the coding sequence TTGAAAATCGCCACCCTGCGGGGAATCCCCATCCGGGTGCACTTCACCTTCCTCCTGGTGCTGCCCTTCCTCGCCTGGCTCTTCGGGCAGGCCTTCCGCAACGCCGCCGACGCCGCCGACGTCCCCCCCGAGCGCCTCATGGGCTCGCCCCTCCTCTGGGGCCTGGGACTCGCCGTCGCCCTCTTCCTCTCCGTCCTCGTCCACGAGCTGGCCCACTCCCTCTACGCCCTGCGCAAGGGCGGCCAGGTCTCCGACATCACCTTGATGATGATTGGGGGCGTCTCGCGCATCACCCGCATGCCCGACGGCCCCCGCCAGGAGGCCCTCATGGCCTTCGCCGGCCCCGCCACCAGTCTCGGGCTGGGCTTCCTCTTCCTCGCCGTGTACGCGCTGCTCGCCGGCGCCCACTCCTTCAACCTGCGCTTCGCCTTCTTCTACCTCGGCTACCTCAACGTCTTCCTCGGCCTCTTCAACCTGCTGCCCGCCTTCCCCATGGACGGCGGCCGCATGCTGCGCGCCCTGCTGTCCAACCGGCTCGGCCGCGTGCGCGCCACGCGGCTGGCGGGCTTCGTCGGCAAGGCCTTCGCCCTGCTCTTCGGCCTGCTGGGCCTGCTCAGCGGCAACTTCCTCCTCCTCTTCATCGCCTTCTTCGTCTTCATGGGCGCCGAGGGGGAGTCGCGCGAGGTGCTCATGCAGTCGCTGCTCAACCGGGTGCGCGTGGGCGAGCTGATGACGCCGCGCACGGCCTCGGTGGAGGCGGACACCACGCTGGAGGAGGTGGCCACGCGCATGCAGACCGAGCGGCGGCGCGCCCTGCCGGTGGTGGAGCTCGGGGCGGTGGTGGGACTGGTGACACTGGCGGTCGTGCGGCAGGTGCCTCCGCAGCGGCGTGCCCAGGTGCGGGTGCGCGAGGTGGCGCTCCCCGTGCCCGCCCTCACCCCCGAGTCCACCGCCTGGGAGGCCCTGCGCGAGATGGGCCAGCGCCGACTGCCCCAGCTGCCCGTGGTCCGCGACGGCACCCTCGTGGGCACCCTCACCCAGGACGACGTGATGCGGGGCCTGGAGCTGCGCGAGCTGGAGGACTCCCAACCGCGCGGCCCCTGGGACGTCGGGCCGCGCGAGTCGCCCACCTGA
- a CDS encoding CBS domain-containing protein, translating to MARKIQEVMTRDVEVINPNDTLREAAEKMRSLNVGPLPVCDGQRVLGMITDRDIVVRAIALGRDPNTTQVADAMSPGIEYCFDDDDVDDVLERMRDKQIRRVIVVDRNKKLVGIVAIGDLSGEVSEHKVGEALEGISEPSSPNI from the coding sequence ATGGCCAGGAAGATTCAGGAAGTGATGACGCGCGACGTGGAGGTCATCAACCCCAATGACACCCTCCGCGAAGCCGCCGAGAAGATGCGCAGCCTCAACGTCGGCCCCCTCCCCGTCTGTGACGGCCAGCGGGTCCTGGGAATGATCACCGATCGCGACATCGTCGTACGCGCCATCGCCCTGGGGCGCGATCCCAACACCACCCAGGTCGCCGACGCGATGAGCCCCGGCATCGAGTACTGCTTCGACGACGATGACGTCGACGACGTGCTCGAGCGCATGCGCGACAAGCAGATCCGCCGCGTCATCGTGGTGGACCGCAACAAGAAGCTCGTCGGCATCGTCGCCATCGGCGACCTGTCCGGCGAGGTCAGCGAGCACAAGGTGGGTGAGGCCCTCGAGGGCATCTCCGAGCCCTCCAGCCCCAACATCTGA
- a CDS encoding WD40/YVTN/BNR-like repeat-containing protein, translating to MRAAFLLVVCGVLAGCGRPGAEWVRADGKTTSSLEALHGTGPQDIWAVGELGTVIHWNGTAWSVMDTGTKVDLHAVWAVDRANAWAVGEQGVVLRWNGASWSRVDVGSDDKLTGVWASGPSDVWVVEDSLSSGGLLRFDGKTWTRRSVTGSSSTPVRVWGSGPNDVWVTLEYRDELMHWTGAGWTAERPDIGAHPWCEDLGAGGDGELLTLCKVVTEKRVVLKGPGGWKLLPMDEATLEASYYWAGIWGAGSELWAVGEYGRVHHFDGKEWTEELGEDLDVPDLKDVWGSSGADVWAVGDEGLVIRRTPAESD from the coding sequence ATGCGCGCGGCCTTTCTCCTGGTGGTCTGCGGCGTGCTCGCGGGCTGTGGCAGGCCCGGGGCCGAGTGGGTCCGCGCGGACGGCAAGACGACGAGCTCGCTCGAGGCGCTGCACGGCACGGGTCCCCAGGACATCTGGGCGGTGGGGGAGCTGGGGACGGTCATCCACTGGAACGGCACGGCGTGGTCCGTGATGGACACGGGCACGAAGGTGGACCTGCACGCGGTGTGGGCGGTGGACCGGGCGAACGCGTGGGCGGTGGGCGAGCAGGGCGTGGTGCTGCGCTGGAACGGGGCGAGCTGGTCCCGGGTGGACGTCGGAAGCGACGACAAGCTCACCGGGGTGTGGGCCAGCGGTCCGAGCGACGTGTGGGTGGTCGAGGACAGCCTCTCCTCGGGGGGGCTGTTGCGCTTCGATGGAAAGACCTGGACGCGGCGCTCCGTGACCGGCTCGTCGAGCACACCGGTGCGGGTGTGGGGCTCGGGTCCGAACGATGTCTGGGTGACGCTGGAGTACCGCGACGAGTTGATGCACTGGACGGGGGCGGGGTGGACCGCGGAGCGCCCGGATATTGGCGCGCATCCCTGGTGCGAGGACCTGGGGGCGGGCGGTGACGGAGAGCTGCTGACGCTTTGCAAGGTGGTGACGGAGAAGCGGGTGGTGCTCAAGGGTCCGGGAGGCTGGAAGCTGCTGCCCATGGACGAGGCCACGCTGGAGGCCTCGTATTACTGGGCGGGCATCTGGGGAGCGGGAAGCGAGCTGTGGGCGGTGGGCGAGTACGGGAGGGTGCACCACTTCGACGGGAAGGAGTGGACGGAGGAGCTGGGGGAGGACCTGGACGTGCCGGACCTGAAGGACGTGTGGGGCTCGAGCGGGGCGGATGTGTGGGCGGTGGGTGACGAGGGCCTGGTGATAAGGAGGACGCCGGCCGAGTCGGATTGA
- a CDS encoding RNA polymerase sigma factor, with protein MALPQLAPTPTAGPPLPSFQQVYAECAPFVWRTLRRLGVREADLEDVCQEAFVVVHRRLPEFDGSASLRTWLFGISRRLASDYRRRAHIRRETAVSEVPEGTQPPEQVEVVARRQARALLERILDELDEDKRAVFVLFELEQWPMAEVAQAVGCPPQTAYARLYAARERVKEAVARARGGES; from the coding sequence ATGGCACTTCCGCAACTGGCACCGACACCGACGGCGGGGCCGCCCCTTCCGAGCTTCCAGCAGGTCTACGCCGAGTGCGCGCCATTCGTGTGGCGCACGCTGAGGAGGCTGGGCGTGAGGGAGGCGGACCTGGAGGACGTGTGCCAGGAGGCCTTCGTGGTGGTGCACCGGAGGCTGCCGGAGTTCGACGGGAGCGCGTCGTTGCGCACGTGGCTGTTCGGAATCAGCCGGAGGCTGGCGTCGGACTACCGGAGGAGGGCGCACATCCGGAGGGAGACGGCGGTGTCGGAGGTGCCGGAGGGCACGCAGCCACCGGAGCAGGTGGAGGTGGTGGCGAGGAGGCAGGCGAGGGCGCTGCTGGAGCGGATCCTCGATGAGCTGGACGAGGACAAGCGGGCGGTGTTCGTGCTGTTCGAGCTGGAGCAGTGGCCGATGGCGGAGGTGGCGCAGGCGGTGGGGTGTCCGCCGCAGACGGCGTACGCGCGGCTGTACGCGGCGCGGGAGCGGGTGAAGGAGGCAGTGGCCCGGGCGAGAGGAGGCGAGTCATGA
- a CDS encoding alpha/beta fold hydrolase: MATFVLVHGAFYGGWCWRYVRGLLREAGHEVFTPTLTGAGERHHLLTREVGLATHIQDVTNVLEYEDLREVVLVGQSYGGMVITGVADRMPERLRHLVYLDAHLPESGQAASGAFAAGTSEVLHSLARAEGEEWLLPPLPLGVMGVTRAEDVAWAGPRRVPHPLRTLNEPLHLERGRSAVPSTYVRCTRREGLIGAFGTDPLAPFVEKARERGLRFRELDAGHDAMLAAPELTARVLLELLAEG, from the coding sequence ATGGCGACGTTCGTGCTGGTGCATGGAGCCTTCTACGGGGGTTGGTGCTGGCGATACGTGCGAGGCCTGTTGCGGGAGGCGGGCCACGAGGTGTTCACCCCGACGCTGACGGGGGCGGGGGAGCGCCACCACCTGCTGACGCGGGAGGTGGGGCTGGCCACGCACATCCAGGACGTGACCAACGTGCTGGAGTACGAGGATCTGCGCGAGGTGGTGTTGGTGGGGCAGAGCTACGGGGGCATGGTCATCACGGGGGTGGCGGACCGGATGCCGGAGCGGCTGAGGCACCTGGTGTATCTGGACGCGCACCTGCCGGAGAGTGGGCAGGCGGCGAGCGGGGCCTTCGCGGCGGGGACGAGCGAGGTGTTGCACTCGCTGGCACGTGCGGAGGGGGAGGAGTGGCTGTTGCCGCCGCTGCCGCTGGGGGTGATGGGCGTCACGCGAGCGGAGGACGTGGCGTGGGCGGGACCGCGCCGGGTGCCGCATCCGCTGCGCACGCTCAACGAGCCGCTGCACCTGGAGCGGGGCCGGAGCGCGGTGCCGTCGACGTACGTGCGCTGCACGCGGCGCGAGGGACTCATTGGAGCCTTCGGGACGGATCCGCTGGCGCCGTTCGTGGAGAAGGCGCGCGAGCGGGGCCTGCGCTTCCGGGAGCTCGACGCGGGCCATGACGCCATGCTGGCGGCCCCAGAGCTCACCGCGAGGGTGCTGCTCGAGCTGCTCGCGGAGGGCTGA
- a CDS encoding CAP domain-containing protein, whose amino-acid sequence MKMSRSVLSVLVGATLVAGCGAEGPVETEGEGQLGEAVETTEPSGTQALAVAGYCDPVTTWNTAWADFENQVLTLVNQKRAAGATCGGVAKAPAPALTLDTRLRCAARKHSMDMGTNNFMSHTGSDGSTPWQRMTNAGYTYSTAAENVAAGYATPSAVVTGWMNSSGHCNNIMNPSLTQLGVGYYYAPNSTYKHYWTQDFGRP is encoded by the coding sequence ATGAAGATGAGCCGAAGCGTGCTGTCCGTCCTGGTGGGAGCGACCCTGGTTGCCGGATGCGGAGCGGAGGGGCCGGTGGAGACGGAGGGAGAGGGCCAGCTGGGCGAGGCGGTGGAGACGACGGAGCCGAGCGGAACGCAGGCGTTGGCGGTGGCTGGCTACTGTGATCCGGTGACCACCTGGAACACGGCGTGGGCGGACTTCGAGAACCAGGTGCTGACGCTGGTGAACCAGAAGAGGGCGGCGGGGGCGACGTGTGGAGGGGTGGCCAAGGCACCGGCGCCGGCGCTGACGCTGGACACGCGGCTGCGGTGTGCGGCGCGCAAGCACTCGATGGACATGGGCACCAACAACTTCATGAGCCATACGGGCTCGGACGGCTCGACGCCGTGGCAGCGCATGACGAACGCGGGCTACACGTACTCGACGGCGGCGGAGAACGTCGCGGCGGGCTACGCGACCCCGAGCGCGGTGGTGACGGGCTGGATGAACAGCTCGGGCCACTGCAACAACATCATGAACCCGAGCCTCACGCAGCTGGGCGTGGGCTACTACTACGCCCCGAACAGCACCTATAAGCACTATTGGACGCAGGACTTCGGCCGGCCGTAG
- a CDS encoding AAA family ATPase: MGKTRILRAIRTVQRIGLGGSVAYAEQGFRFDVRFEHEGQDYSWQLDRGVRGPMPGEDDAGAAPSMDRSIVVLGERLIRGQEEPLVERDAERFLFKQQALPMLDRSASAVKLLDEPSIERLRQAFARGFLGELDAQGIVHSVLRAATQVARDHLSLESLRRSAGIHPVLKAFVLQEKVPEQFEHLKQLFIDIFPTVEDLRVAHEELAQSSSGLPADRLSFTLKERGVPTWIEARDISSGMARTLTHLVDLMLAPAGTVVLIDEFENSLGVNCMGPLTDFVLSRANDLQFIITSHHPYIINNIPKAYWKLVRRKGSTVRVEPASEIPALQGTSAQDDFIRLINSPEFEEGME, translated from the coding sequence GTGGGCAAGACGCGAATCCTGCGGGCGATTCGTACGGTTCAACGCATCGGGCTCGGTGGCAGCGTCGCGTATGCCGAGCAGGGTTTCCGCTTCGACGTTCGCTTCGAACATGAGGGGCAAGACTACTCGTGGCAGCTCGACAGGGGCGTCCGTGGGCCGATGCCCGGAGAGGACGATGCAGGTGCCGCGCCCTCCATGGACCGCAGCATCGTCGTTCTTGGAGAGCGTTTGATTCGTGGGCAGGAAGAGCCGCTCGTCGAACGAGACGCGGAACGCTTCCTGTTCAAGCAACAGGCACTCCCGATGCTCGACCGCTCCGCCAGTGCGGTCAAACTGCTGGATGAGCCATCCATCGAGCGGCTACGTCAGGCATTCGCCAGAGGTTTCCTGGGGGAATTGGATGCCCAGGGCATCGTGCATTCCGTTCTCAGGGCAGCGACGCAAGTGGCCAGAGACCACCTGTCACTCGAGTCGTTGCGTCGCTCCGCTGGCATCCATCCCGTACTCAAGGCCTTCGTCCTGCAGGAGAAGGTTCCCGAACAGTTCGAGCACCTCAAACAACTCTTCATCGATATCTTTCCCACCGTCGAAGACCTTCGTGTGGCACACGAGGAATTGGCGCAGTCCTCGAGCGGATTGCCCGCGGATCGCCTGTCCTTCACGCTCAAGGAGCGCGGTGTTCCCACCTGGATCGAGGCGCGGGACATCTCCTCCGGGATGGCGCGCACGCTCACCCATCTCGTGGACCTGATGCTCGCCCCCGCCGGGACCGTGGTGCTGATCGACGAGTTCGAGAACAGCCTCGGCGTGAACTGCATGGGCCCGCTGACCGACTTCGTCCTGTCGCGCGCCAACGACCTGCAGTTCATCATCACCAGCCACCACCCCTACATCATCAACAACATCCCCAAGGCCTACTGGAAGCTCGTGCGGCGCAAGGGAAGCACCGTGCGCGTCGAGCCCGCCTCGGAGATTCCCGCGTTGCAGGGCACATCCGCCCAGGACGACTTCATCCGCCTCATCAACTCGCCCGAGTTCGAGGAGGGGATGGAGTGA